From Hypomesus transpacificus isolate Combined female chromosome 3, fHypTra1, whole genome shotgun sequence:
AACTAAAATAAACACCTGTGCAGCACTGCATACCAGTCAGCAGCCAAGATTAAATCGAGACAAGGCCAGTGAAAGATACTGGAAAAAATGTAGGAGCTACATACGAAACATCTGAAACTCGTCAATCCCGTGCATGTTTACCGTCATGGTGTTTGTGGCGTATTTAACTGACCAGTATGCTCATTACTAGTGTGAAGTGGTATGTTTCAGGGCTTTACCACCATACAATTTATAGTCTGTGATAGGGTCGTGGCAGATATGGCAACACTGTTCGTGGCTACAGTGCATGCCTGCCTCGTTCTCACCAAGGTGAGAGCTTCAGCCACGTTGTGCGATAGAGACACATCCTGTTGTTAAACGACCAAGTTCCCTTAAGAGGATGTTAGTTGTTGAATGGTGTGTGAGGGTTGTAACTATACATATTATTGAACACTGCTTcacaataaaataaaaggacaaaaaaagaagaaaacaagcAGCCCAGCTCTTGGAGATGTTTGCTTATAGGTTTATCCACCAGCTAATTATTTGATTCAACGCACCTAAAGCTGGATTGGTTGGGATGACACCTAGCTCTCTGGGGCGTCCCTGGCCTAAATGATTCTATAGGGCCCATAAGTGCAATGTTAGATGCGTTATATAATTCTTACTAATAGCCTAACATTGCATGTCTGACCTGACCGAGTagtctttgtttttgtttcacttAAATGTGTTGGACCTGACAATTTCTTACTTCATGTAATTAATCACAATCCTGGAATCGTGTAGACGTTCACTGAACAGCTCTGGCCAAGGGGTTCGAAGGCCCCCTTTTTGAACGTAGGCGGCAGGCCAATACAATTTCGAGTCCGTTATActttgatttcttttttttttttattcttttaaTCAGATTATGCGAGTCATAAAGTAAAATTACTACATAATAGTATTTTAGTGAGTGACACATTTGGCAAAATCTGTCACGGTGTACCCTATTTAAAATGATCAGCTCTAAACTCGTTTGCAATTGTAAAATCTAATCCGACGAGCAAAGGTGGTAGTCCATTGCTCCGGTAGGCTACGTATCTGCTGATAACACATAGTTGACGGTTTGGCTTCAGGAAAACATGCGAGGGAATTAAGCCCTCTAGAATGAGATATCTATGCTTAGTGTGTTTATACTGCCACCCATTGGGCAATTGTGAAATAACATGGCACGTACACATTCCAACACCGAGACCGCAACATATATAACTGCATTTTAGCAATGTTTAATAACCACACTAAATGTCTCTGAAGTCACTGGCTTGGAAGAATGAATCAAGAGCTACTGTTTGCATGGTTAAATACGGAAACACTCAGAAGGACTAGTCAGCGGGGCAATTAGTTCAGTGGAGAGTGGCAGCCAAATAATTAATTGAGCAGTATGGCTCAATAAATTTTTTTACTGCCCTCTGGATTAACTCTGAACATTGAGGCCCGTGAACACCAGGACAGGCGCCGGGCAAACAGACAACCATCAGGCAGAAAGCCATCATGACGCCCAGGGCCAACATCCCTGCGTGGTGGACGAGCCCCGGTAACCCGATTAGATCTCTCAACGTCCTCAGCCAGGAATGAAAGCAATCACGAGAAGAGCCTTGTGTCACCtcagtttttctcttttctccgaTGAGGGCGCTCGTTCCCACCAGTTCCTCGGCTAGAGAAGGGGCCTTTCTGCACTCAAAGAAACCGCCCAATGCATCTCCCACCCCCATTCCTTTTACGTTTTTGACGATGGCAATCTGACCCATCAGATCTTCCAGTTTCCCTTTACATGCCTGTTCGCAGGATAAGCACTCCGCAATGAACAACTGCAGCTCTTCGATTGCCAACTCTTTGTTTCTCATCTGTCGGTTTTCCTGACTGAAAGCATGTCTGGCCAGCTCAATCTGGTATTGTAGCGTGCTGACGCTACAGTTCATTTTCCGTATTTTGCAGTTGTCTTGTTTAATTTGTGTTTTGTCGAGAGATAGATCGGCTTTTAGGCTTTTAATCTCGCCCCTGAGGATCTCCCTCTGTTCTACTAGTTGTGACAGTTGCGCGTCCTGCCGCGCGACTGTCCTGCTCTGCTGCTCAAGTCCCGCACGCACGCACTTGATCTTCTCCTTCAGGGGTTCCGAGGGTTCCGAGTCCTCCCTTGAGTTCTTCAGGCGTCTGATTTGCTTCCTAAATTCCATGTTCTCTTTACGCAGAGCTTCCGTCTTCTCCTCGGCCAACTCCTCGGCCATTTGTAGCTCAGCATTCTCTTTTCTGTACAAGTTGTTCATGTAGATGAGTTCTGCTTTCTCTCTTGTGTCAGTCTTCATGTTATGTTTAATATACCGGCGAGAATTAGCGACGTCATCCATGGTGCCATATTTAACATTATTTGTCACGCTGGCATCTCCCTGGTCCTGCTGATAGTGAGAGCCCTGACTGTCCACTCGTCTTTGCGCGATGGTATTCTCTCCTGAAACGGCAGCGGATTTAGGATGTTGAGGGCGTCGGAGGCTGGTTGGAGCAGTGACAAGCTCTTGACCGTTGTCCTCCCACACGTCTCCCATTGTGTCCTTGGTAAAATCTtccgttagtggtgaaggaggtGCTGGCCTTGGATGTTCAAGTCCTTTCTGGGCACGGACGCTAAACATTTCTGTGCCGCATTTTTCACTCATTGTTAAACGGTTCACCAACTGTTAAACCTAGGAGGCTAGTGTGGGGTCAGGTTAAACTATTCTTATTCCATCTGTAACCGCAGTTGACAGATTGTGGGCCTATTCAGCTCGGTGGTCTTCAGCTATAAACGTTTCATTTGACTTGTGATTACAGACTCGGCCATTGTTGCGTAATAATAACTTGGGAGCAATAATAATGCACATGTGGAACCATCATGCTAACCAATACAGCCTATCATTGATTCACAGGGAGATTGTTTTAATTATTCACACTACTCCTTGCCTCCGGAAGAACATTACAGGGTAGCTGCACTCCTGGGGACTAGTTTGAGGATTCAGCCTGCGGACGGTCTTACAGCTTTGGTTCAAAGTTCAAACCTTTGCCATCTGCGTTTTCATGATCTATGATCAATCTTTTTTATGTTGCAATAACATATTGGTGTTATACTAAGATGTTGTGGTACAACCCGTGCCTGTTGCCGCCAATAAATAGGGTATTCCTACCGTCTGAGTACACAATGGAAACAAATTCATAACATTTAATTCTAGGATGGTGCCAACTTTGATCATAATTCATTTAATTAGAAACAATTGAATTAGAAAAAGATTGATTCACAGCAAAGTGGCTATTGTAAATATTCATATAATTTCATGTCATGCTGTAAGCCTATATTTCAATCACAACagcaaaataataaaatatgtctGAAAGACATTTACCAATTCAGTTCAGTTCATGATATGTCTGGCCATTCAAAACAAAAAAGTAAAAATCAAAGAGCAACAAGAGAGCACCAACAAATTTGAGTTAGTATTTGTAACGTCCACGCTTTCCTCCATGTCCACCCTGGTTTCCTCCttgcccccaccctcccttgctccctccccaacctcctccacctcgaccgccccagccccctccaccatcCTGCCTCTTCTGCCATGGAGGCATTTCGGGACGAGGGGCATTCATCTCAGAGGGCCGGCCTCCTCGGTCTGGAACTCTCCCCATCAGGATCTGTGGATGAGGGCGGAGAAACATGGAACAGCAGGACAAAATATAGACATCCTTATTGGACCTACCCTTCTACTCTCTAAATACAGGATGAGTCAGATCAACTACAGTGATACCCAAGccaaatatttgtatattttataaTAAGCCATCACTGTTATAAAATGGAGGCCTGATTTACGAAAAAATAAACGAACTTGAAATGAATACGATTTAAGCAGAAACACAATGCCAAGATCAAGAATGACATTTAACCGGACCACATCCCCCATCTCCATGCCAGAAGGCTGTCCCCAGGATGAGAAGTCCTAACGAGGTGTTCAGAGAGCAGCTCTACCTTGTTGACAGCGCAGGCTGTTCCCTCCCTGCTGGAGCCACTGCTGGTCTTCACCAAGTTACAGATGTCCTCCCGTGCAGCCAGCAGGTCCGCCATGCCCACCGACGGCAGCAGTGCCAGGGTGTGTCTCTTAGGCTGGTACGCTCGAGCCATGCTGTCCACCCGCTCCTGACagagcaggcagggagggacacagacacacacgtttaACATCTGACATGTTCTGCTGTTTCTAACCATGTCTGAACGGACGGCTGAAGCAGGCATGGTCTGATGGCCCGCTCCTGGAGGGTCTACAGGGTTCCTGTAGATTTGCACTCCAACCCCAGTTGTAACAGACACAATTCAGTGTGTCAGACAGCTAATTAGTATTTTCAGGTATGCTGGATTAAGGTTGGACTTGGGACACAATGACAGCAGAGGGGACAAAAACTATCTGGATTGGCTTTTCTAAGGGGatgaaagaagaggaagaaaaagcaCAAGCTGGGATTAGGTTACAGGACTCCACCTGCCTTGGCTCTCTCAGACCATCCAAAGGATTGCACAGTCACATCCAGACGCTTGATCAGCATCCTCCGGCGACACTCGTACTCCGAGGACAGGGCCTTGTTGatgtcctccagcctctcctgtgGAGTCAGAGTAGAACACGTCTTTAAGTCGACTTGGAAACACGCACACCTTATCTGTGAAACAGACTGGAACAGAATGTAATGGTGCCCTTGAATATTGTGTACTTGTTGCTCTACAATGTAATTAATGCTCTAATATGAAAATCATTATGGACTTCAACGTCATTCTGCAACGTTTTTACAGACGGGTATGCTCCTCTAATACTACACAGTAAAATAACGTATTTTCCTTGCTGGACCGGAAAATACATCAAATTGCTGGAACTCTATCAAGCAGCCAGCTGCTCTGTCAGCAGACAGCAGGAGTGGACACACATTGTTGGAGCGGAAGGTAAAGGTCAGAAATTCAtcattgtttctggaaacccaAGCAAGTCTTTGCATCTCAATCTCATGACATCCCTATTTCAATGGTGTAGGGCATTCTGCTCACCCACTGTTCACTGCTGAGGGCAGGCTTCATAGCCGGCTCTCCTATGTGCTCCTTGGGAAGCTTTTGCAATACTGTGTTTATCtggagaaacagacacagaTTAAAGTTCAACCCAAGAACAATCTGCAGTGTTTAAAGCCAGCAATACATGTCACAGTGTTAGCTGTGGTgttattcaagttcaagtccagCTTATTTGTCATAAGCACGAGGTTAATTGGAATTCTTGCTtatgcattacattacatttacatttcatttaggCAATTACATTTTATGTCATAAAAACGGCGTCAGTCTTCAAAATGCTCTGTGTACTATTCCTACTCACCTTGTTCTCAATTTCGGAGAATAGCACTGCTGTGTCTGGTTCTCTTGGCTCTGGGATGTTTAGAGTTTCACAGATGGCCTGAAGGTGTTTCAGTTGTGGACTCCCTTCCTCATCATGCTCTTCATCTCTGGTGAGTCTGCTCCTCACTATCTGTGCAGCCTGCAGCTCGGAGCTCAGAAACACTGCATGACACACCACAATATACACAAAGGCAAAGCTGAGTTAAATTGTTGTAGACATAGTTGCCGTTTGACTGCATAAATCTGATCAAATGTTATAACTTACATAAAAGCGTCAGAGAGTCCTTCTTATTATGGAGACCACCTTGGAGGATCCCTGAGACCAGACTTTGATAGGGACAGTTCAACTCCTTCAGCAAACCACTGATTTCAAACTGCAGGCTATCCGAATCCTCTAATTGACAACGGATGTTACACATTTGTTTTATGTCCAAAAGCTGCTCGTGTAAATGGGG
This genomic window contains:
- the fam98b gene encoding protein FAM98B, yielding MECDILDVLDQIGYDGPLLEEEALVKAAEAGLASAKYVNLCRWLVLQLKPLCNLEEVISSSPEDSDSLQFEISGLLKELNCPYQSLVSGILQGGLHNKKDSLTLLLFLSSELQAAQIVRSRLTRDEEHDEEGSPQLKHLQAICETLNIPEPREPDTAVLFSEIENKINTVLQKLPKEHIGEPAMKPALSSEQWERLEDINKALSSEYECRRRMLIKRLDVTVQSFGWSERAKERVDSMARAYQPKRHTLALLPSVGMADLLAAREDICNLVKTSSGSSREGTACAVNKILMGRVPDRGGRPSEMNAPRPEMPPWQKRQDGGGGWGGRGGGGWGGSKGGWGQGGNQGGHGGKRGRYKY